The following proteins come from a genomic window of Metarhizium brunneum chromosome 2, complete sequence:
- the BNA7 gene encoding Kynurenine formamidase, producing MPMADIHHSWSSTPWQRQHHLAVPMLHKSRVPYTRPSNSLQHVHVWVPTKYAPDEPRAPSPSWLPPPDTTLWIVYIHGGAWRDPLDTADNLAPALKSLSPAWLASREAPVAFASVSYSLSPYPQHATHPSAPSDPSRNATHPRHILDVLSAIAYLQSAAGFGSNYILAGHSCGATLAFQAVVNPARWGVDPDRAPVQAPRVVVGLNGLYDMPKMVARPGHGYRQHREVYEQFTRGAFGDDERVWRAVSPVYIEDWAREWPGGRHALLVQSREDTLVPFSEAEALEASLLKSKGERLSVELVEGRGDHYDIWKQGTLLAEMLTRAIDVSGL from the coding sequence ATGCCAATGGCCGATATCCACCACAGCTGGTCGTCCACGCCgtggcagcggcagcatcaCCTTGCAGTGCCCATGTTGCACAAGTCTCGCGTCCCCTACACCCGTCCGTCCAACAGCCTCCAGCACGTCCATGTCTGGGTCCCGACCAAGTATGCACCGGACGAACCCAGagcgccctcgccgtcgtggCTCCCTCCCCCCGACACCACGCTCTGGATCGTCTACATCCACGGCGGCGCGTGGCGAGATCCGCTCGATACGGCCGACAACCTGGCGCCCGCGCTGAAGAGCCTCTCCCCGGCCTGGCTCGCCTCCCGCGAGGCCCCCGTCGCCTTCGCCTCGGTCAGCTACTCGCTGTCGCCGTACCCGCAGCACGCGACGCACCCGAGCGCGCCGTCCGACCCGAGCCGCAATGCCACGCACCCCAGGCACATCCTCGACGTGCTTTCCGCCATCGCCTACCTCCAGAGCGCCGCCGGCTTCGGGAGCAACTACATCCTGGCGGGGCACAGCTGCGGCGCCACGCTGGCGTTCCAGGCCGTCGTGAACCCGGCGAGATGGGGAGTCGACCCGGACAGGGCGCCCGTCCAGGCGCCCCGGGTGGTCGTCGGCCTCAACGGGCTCTACGACATGCCCAAGATGGTGGCGCGCCCGGGCCATGGCTACCGCCAGCACCGCGAGGTCTACGAGCAGTTCACGAGGGGCGcctttggcgacgacgagcgcGTCTGGAGGGCCGTCAGCCCCGTCTACATAGAGGACTGGGCGCGGGAGTGGCCCGGCGGGAGACACGCGCTGCTCGTGCAGAGCCGCGAGGACACGCTGGTTCCGTTCTCAGAGGCCGAGGCGCTGGAGGCCAGCTTGTTGAAGTCCAAGGGCGAGCGGCTGAGCGTCGAGCTGGTCGAAGGGCGCGGCGACCACtatgacatctggaagcaGGGCACGTTGTTGGCGGAGATGCTGACGCGAGCTATTGACGTGTCGGGACTGTAA
- the lxr4 gene encoding L-xylo-3-hexulose reductase, whose protein sequence is MAKRLSRPYENKLAIVTGGSRGIGEAVARRLAAKGANLVLAYTSESSKARTEALVAELSTSHGVRCASVQADLSDPSAAAPQIISAARALFAAYSPSGAFQIDTLINNAGVASNQHLNDAALGPITADEFGRVYAVNVLAPLLLTQAAAPFLPTDRSGRIVNVSSVSSSIGYQGQSVYAGSKAAVEAMTRTWSRELAERATVNAVNPGPAWGDMYAQAGGAFWSINQPYVDAAPLAAYHGDRDVLDAVGEDAARFDKTVREGMAGRRPGLTGEIAGTIDMLCSEEAGWTTGSVVCANGGMKMSIA, encoded by the exons ATGGCAAAGCGACTGTCACGACCGTATGAGAACAAGCTGGCCATCGTCACCGGCGGCTCGCGGG GAATCGGAGAAGCCGTAGCAAGACGTCTAGCCGCCAAGGGCGCCAACCTCGTCCTCGCATACACATCCGAGTCCTCCAAGGCGCGCACCGAGGCCCTCGTCGCGGAGCTCTCGACGTCGCACGGCGTCCGGTGCGCCTCGGTCCAAGCCGACCTCTCCGACCCGTCCGCGGCCGCGCCGCAAATCATATCCGCCGCGCGCGCGCTCTTCGCCGCCTACAGCCCCTCGGGCGCGTTCCAGATCGACACGctcatcaacaacgccggcgtGGCGTCCAACCAGCACCTCAACGACGCGGCGCTGGGCCCCATCACCGCCGACGAGTTCGGCCGCGTGTACGCCGTCAACGTGCTCGCGCCGCTGCTCCTCACGCAGGCCGCGGCGCCGTTCCTGCCCACCGACCGCTCGGGCCGCATCGTCAACGTCTCGAGCGTCAGCTCGTCCATCGGGTACCAGGGCCAGTCGGTGTACGCGGGGAGCAAGgcggccgtcgaggccatgaCGCGCACCTGGAGCAGGGAGCTGGCCGAGAGGGCGACGGTGAATGCGGTGAACCCCGGCCCGGCGTGGGGGGACATGTACGCGCAGGCGGGCGGCGCGTTCTGGAGCATCAACCAGCCGTACGTGGATGCGGCGCCGCTGGCCGCGTACCACGGGGACAGGGACGTGCTGGACGCGGTGGGCGAGGACGCAGCGAGGTTCGACAAGACGGTGCGCGAGGGCATGGCGGGGAGGAGGCCCGGCCTCACGGGGGAGATTGCCGGGACGATCGACATGTTGTGCTcggaggaggcgggctgGACTACCGGCAGCGTGGTCTGCGCAAACGGCGGCATGAAGATGTCCATTGCATGA